From one Perca flavescens isolate YP-PL-M2 chromosome 19, PFLA_1.0, whole genome shotgun sequence genomic stretch:
- the paqr9 gene encoding membrane progesterone receptor epsilon, protein MLLNCGQPLPLLRHTDVPPRVIENFILTGYRFPNYSLRDCLLSAFRPTNETGNFWTHFLPVFIFSYYFVEVFGWEGAPHSDAPFFYPLWNYFIGVFCLLMASSMAHLLNSMSLVVREVCFFVDYGTISSYTVGSSLAYYYYIHPRAGIVETGGRNGSHVDLKDEPAGSLTSPYAIPDFCVFFETFYIPSACVVAIICVLSCCNSRQRWRRHRYVIRTFVFLLPFLVSSTPVFYRLLTRSPYSTTSSSFAASASTASYFYRHCLWLLVSAVFNISKFPERLAPGRFDIWGHSHQWFHCCTFLSILDELHMIKTEVRAILLSPTLLLPPATLSRLPGPTIASTYGVMFLLQTTIVSIIVWFSWHANCIYGPERDQLVKENPKKQMKCH, encoded by the coding sequence ATGCTTCTGAACTGTGGGCAGCCGTTACCTCTTCTGAGGCATACAGACGTGCCGCCTCGGGTCATAGAAAACTTCATCCTGACTGGCTACCGCTTCCCAAACTACAGCCTGAGGGATTGCTTACTATCAGCATTCAGGCCCACCAATGAAACAGGCAACTTCTGGACACACTTCCtcccagtttttattttttcgtACTATTTTGTGGAGGTGTTTGGTTGGGAAGGTGCGCCACATAGTGACGCCCCGTTCTTCTATCCTTTGTGGAACTACTTTATCGGGGTGTTCTGTCTGTTAATGGCTAGCAGCATGGCCCACCTGCTCAACTCGATGTCTCTGGTGGTAAGAGAAGTCTGCTTCTTTGTGGATTACGGCACAATCAGTTCCTACACGGTTGGCTCATCGTTGGCATACTACTACTACATCCACCCTCGGGCAGGGATAGTGGAGACCGGAGGCCGCAATGGCTCCCATGTGGACTTGAAAGATGAACCTGCAGGATCTCTTACATCACCCTATGCAATCCcagatttctgtgtgttttttgagaCCTTCTACATCCCGTCCGCGTGCGTCGTAGCAATCATTTGTGTCTTATCTTGCTGCAACTCTCGCCAGAGGTGGAGGCGACACCGGTACGTCATACGAACCTTTGTTTTCCTCCTCCCATTCCTCGTTTCCTCTACGCCAGTCTTCTACCGCCTCCTCACCAGATCACCTTactccaccacctcctcctcttttgCCGCTTCCGCCTCCACGGCCAGCTACTTCTATCGCCACTGCCTCTGGCTGCTGGTGTCAGCCGTCTTCAACATCAGCAAGTTCCCCGAGCGGCTAGCCCCGGGTCGCTTCGACATCTGGGGCCACAGCCACCAGTGGTTCCACTGTTGCACGTTTTTGTCCATCCTCGACGAACTCCACATGATCAAGACTGAGGTGAGGGCAATCCTGCTCAGCCCGACTCTACTGCTGCCCCCTGCCACCCTCTCTCGCCTACCTGGACCTACCATAGCTTCCACCTACGGGGTGATGTTCCTCCTCCAGACCACCATCGTCTCCATCATCGTGTGGTTCTCCTGGCACGCCAACTGCATCTACGGACCAGAGAGAGATCAGCTAGTAAAGGAAAACCCTAAGAAACAGATGAAATGCCACTAA